A region of the Longimicrobium sp. genome:
TGCTGGCGGAGTGCATAGCCGGGAGTGGACCGGGTCAGGCGGATCTCCCGGAACGACGAGCCGCTGGGCGTGCGCGCGTCCACCGCGACGGCGGCGCCTTCCGCTCCGCCGGCCCGATACCACAGCGTTTGTGCGAAGCCTTCCGTATCGGCCACGACGCTGTCGGGGAGGAGCGCCCCGGATGTGCTCCGGAAGCGCACCATCGCTCCGGCCGCGGGGCGGCCCTGGTCGAAGACCCGGACCCGGAGGGGCTGCGTCTGCAGCGGCTCCGATCCAGCGAGCGCTACGGTGCATGCGGCATCCGCGGCGGGCGGGGAGCTTTCGCCCGGGCAGGAAATCCCGGTCTGCGCCCGCAGGGGGCTGCCCGAGGTGGAGAGTGCAGCCCCGAGCGCCGCGAGAACGAGCGCGGCGCGCCGGATGGTGGAGATCGATTGCGTGTTCATTGTGGATCTGGAGGCTCAGGGTGCTCGCAGGGGCGCGCGCTTCGCGCCGACGCCGCGGTTCAGCGATGACTGCCACGGGACGCGCGGGGATGCCGCGTGGCCGTGGGCGCGATTCCGGAGTGCGTTCAGACGGCTCCCTGCTGAGGGCTCCGTCCGCGCCGCGCTCCTTCGGATCCGGAAGGCCTCGTTCCGTCGCAGGGCGGCTGTTCGGGGTTCGCGCCGCAGCGCTCCCGGAAGCCGGCCGCCTCGCGGTCGAGTTCGGCCGCGGTCGGCGGCCGCCGGCCGCTCGCCTCCTGGCACGGCGTACGATCGGGACAGCGCAGGATCCCCGAGGCGACGATCTGCTCGATCACGAGCCGCGCGACCGTGCGACCGAGGCTCATCCCCGCTTCATGATCCGTTCGGTAGTGGATGCCGGCCCAGAGGCGCGCGAGCCCGGAGTTGTCGGCCAGTTCGTCGAAATCGCGGCGCCATTCCGGGAAAAACCACGAGAGCAGCTCGCTCGCCGCGGCGCCGTACGTGCTGTGGCCCGACGGATACGAGGGGTGGCGCGGCGTACCGGGCGACGGCAGGGGGCAGACCCGCCCGCAGCCATCGATCACTTCGCCCTTGAGGTCGAACGCCACTTCGCGGTCGTACAGCACCGGAATCGAAGGATCGACTTCGACGGGCCGCGGGCGCCTGGCCGTAAACGGGCGCGGGCTCCGCCACTTGTAGTACCACGCCGCGAGCAGTGCGCTCTCAATCGCCACGTCCAGCGCGGCCCAGACGAGGCCCTGGCGCGGCGGAGACCAGTCGGTCATCGGCATGAGGTACGAGAGGGCATGCCGGTGGGCGAGCCCCGGCGTTTCCGCCTCGAAGTAGCGCGCGAGCTCTCGCGGGGTCTCGATCAGGGGATCGCTCTGCCGGGCCGGCCGCACGACAGCGCCCGGCGGGGGCGGGCGCAGCTGCAGGAAGTAGCTGATGGGGAGGCGCTCCCGGCAGGGTTCCTCGGTGTCGATCGCGTCGGGGTCGTCGATGAGGCCGGCCAGCCTGCGAAGCTCCGCCAGATCCTGAGACTCGTCCGCCGCACAGTCCCGCCGGACCGACTCGGTCCACGGCGGGAAGTAGTCCGCCGTGCCCGGGACATCCGTGCGGGCGGTCAGCTCGGCCAGCGTGATTACGCGGGGTACGGGACACTCGAGCCAGTAGCTCGCGGCAGGTTCCACCTGCGGTCCCGGCAGCGCGTACTCCCGCTTGCCGTCTTCCTCTTCCGTCATCGCGCCTCTCGTGTTCGGGTATCCGCGGCGGAGCTGCCGCCGCTTCCTTCGCCGGCGCCGGTGCGCCGCCGTCCTGGGCTGTGGCCGAACGGTAGCCGGACGCGCTTACACGGTGCTCAACTGCCGGTGAACCGGCGGAGGGAACCGACACAGGACGGGGCGATAAGGCGTTGCCCGACAGCGACTTGCAGCGTGTAAGCGGCGCAAGGGGACGGGATGTTGCCCGGGCGGAGAGGCGCGGCCAGATTCGCTGGAGCGGCTTGAGCCGGATTCATGTGCCGCCTTCCCGGTCAATCGGCGGACGGGAACTCACCTGCCCATCATGGGAGGATC
Encoded here:
- a CDS encoding phosphatase PAP2 family protein, encoding MTEEEDGKREYALPGPQVEPAASYWLECPVPRVITLAELTARTDVPGTADYFPPWTESVRRDCAADESQDLAELRRLAGLIDDPDAIDTEEPCRERLPISYFLQLRPPPPGAVVRPARQSDPLIETPRELARYFEAETPGLAHRHALSYLMPMTDWSPPRQGLVWAALDVAIESALLAAWYYKWRSPRPFTARRPRPVEVDPSIPVLYDREVAFDLKGEVIDGCGRVCPLPSPGTPRHPSYPSGHSTYGAAASELLSWFFPEWRRDFDELADNSGLARLWAGIHYRTDHEAGMSLGRTVARLVIEQIVASGILRCPDRTPCQEASGRRPPTAAELDREAAGFRERCGANPEQPPCDGTRPSGSEGARRGRSPQQGAV